A genomic window from Pseudomonadales bacterium includes:
- a CDS encoding amino acid permease, whose amino-acid sequence MTEGGVRLQGVGYTRAEAGYFERRGLRRHAGVWSLWALAVGAVISGHFSGWNLGLSIAGWGGMLVATLIISVMYLGLTFSIAEMSPALPHTGGAYSFARTALGPWGGFLTGLSENVEYVLVPGVIVFFIGTYLTGIFETPPALQPLWWVLGYSIFVGLNIRGVELSFKVTLVVTILALLCLVIFWASALPNMDFGRWAMNVGPDGVELPEGHGPFLPTGWPGVLAALPFAVWLFLAVEQLPLAAEESHAPQRDMPRGILAAMFTLMISAFMILWLNPSVIGVGTHALGQSGEPLLDALRAIYGDGTAKVLALVAIIGLIASFHAIIYAKGRQIYSLSRAGYFPTPLSVTHSRFKTPHVAMLSGSLLALTVMLVLWFSLGAETGGVIIGGTLLNMAVFAAMFSYIMQSLAFIRLRQKLPDIVRPYRSPLGMVGPVLTILIGTVTICFQLTDPVYRQGVLGVAVWFAVGILYFALIGRHQLILSPEESFALDHQTKTP is encoded by the coding sequence GTGACTGAAGGAGGTGTACGTCTCCAGGGCGTCGGCTACACCAGGGCTGAAGCCGGCTATTTCGAACGCCGTGGACTGCGCCGGCACGCGGGTGTCTGGTCGCTCTGGGCACTCGCCGTGGGCGCGGTAATCTCGGGTCATTTCTCCGGGTGGAATCTGGGCCTCTCGATTGCCGGCTGGGGCGGCATGCTGGTCGCCACCCTCATCATTTCGGTGATGTATCTGGGTCTGACCTTTTCCATTGCGGAGATGTCGCCCGCGCTGCCCCATACCGGCGGGGCCTACTCCTTTGCCCGCACAGCACTGGGCCCCTGGGGTGGCTTTCTGACCGGATTGTCCGAAAACGTCGAATACGTGCTCGTGCCCGGAGTAATCGTCTTCTTTATCGGCACCTACCTCACCGGCATCTTTGAAACGCCTCCGGCGCTGCAGCCCCTGTGGTGGGTGCTCGGCTACTCGATTTTCGTCGGCCTCAACATCCGGGGGGTGGAACTGTCTTTCAAGGTGACCCTGGTCGTGACCATCCTCGCCCTGCTGTGCCTGGTGATCTTCTGGGCCAGCGCACTGCCGAACATGGACTTCGGACGCTGGGCCATGAATGTCGGCCCGGATGGCGTCGAACTGCCGGAGGGTCACGGACCCTTCCTGCCCACCGGCTGGCCGGGCGTGCTGGCCGCCCTGCCCTTCGCCGTGTGGCTGTTTCTCGCGGTGGAACAACTGCCCCTTGCCGCCGAAGAGAGCCATGCCCCCCAGCGCGACATGCCCAGGGGCATCCTGGCGGCGATGTTCACCCTGATGATTTCCGCCTTCATGATCCTCTGGCTGAATCCCTCGGTGATCGGTGTCGGTACCCATGCCCTGGGGCAATCCGGCGAACCCCTGCTCGACGCACTGCGTGCCATCTACGGCGACGGTACCGCCAAGGTGCTCGCCCTGGTGGCCATCATCGGCCTCATCGCCTCCTTTCACGCCATCATCTATGCCAAAGGCCGGCAGATTTATTCCCTTTCCCGGGCGGGGTATTTTCCAACACCGCTTTCCGTCACTCACAGCCGCTTCAAAACGCCCCACGTAGCGATGCTTTCCGGATCCCTGCTGGCACTCACCGTGATGCTGGTGCTCTGGTTCAGTCTCGGCGCCGAAACGGGCGGTGTCATCATCGGCGGCACCCTGCTCAACATGGCCGTGTTCGCCGCCATGTTTTCCTACATCATGCAGTCCCTTGCCTTTATCCGGCTGCGCCAGAAACTGCCAGACATTGTCCGACCCTACCGCAGCCCCCTCGGCATGGTGGGGCCGGTGCTGACCATTCTCATCGGCACGGTGACCATCTGCTTCCAGCTCACCGATCCCGTCTATCGCCAGGGCGTTCTCGGCGTTGCCGTCTGGTTTGCCGTCGGCATCCTCTACTTTGCGCTGATCGGCAGACATCAGCTGATCCTCTCACCCGAAGAATCCTTCGCCCTGGATCACCAGACGAAAACGCCTTAA
- a CDS encoding DUF2238 domain-containing protein — MSQPEQHRDHYVIGLLSVFSVFWLLLAFGVEDRSAWLLENVLTGVFVIWLLYSYHRFRLSRLSYTLIFVFLCIHVVGAHYTYSLTPYDAMAESLFGRSISDTFGWERNHYDRFVHLCYGLLIAYPIREMFLRIVNVRGFWGYFLPFDLTLSSSFFYEMIEWGAAVVFGGDLGMAYLGTQGDIWDAHKDIALGGLGALLAMGIVIGVNVWLQRDFAAEWVDSFRVKQAEPLGEEAIAEMLAARQSRLGE, encoded by the coding sequence GTGAGTCAGCCCGAGCAGCATCGCGATCACTATGTGATCGGACTGCTCAGTGTGTTTTCGGTGTTCTGGCTGCTGCTCGCGTTCGGGGTCGAAGATCGTTCAGCCTGGCTGCTGGAGAACGTGCTCACCGGGGTGTTCGTGATCTGGCTGCTCTATTCCTATCACCGCTTCCGCCTGTCGCGGCTTTCCTACACGCTGATCTTCGTTTTTCTCTGCATCCATGTGGTGGGCGCGCACTACACCTATTCACTGACACCCTATGACGCGATGGCTGAATCGCTGTTCGGTCGCTCGATCAGCGATACTTTCGGCTGGGAGCGCAACCACTACGATCGCTTCGTGCACCTGTGCTACGGATTACTGATCGCCTACCCGATCCGCGAGATGTTTCTGCGCATCGTCAATGTGCGTGGTTTCTGGGGCTACTTCCTGCCCTTTGATCTGACACTTTCCTCGTCCTTTTTCTATGAAATGATCGAATGGGGAGCGGCAGTGGTGTTCGGCGGCGATCTCGGCATGGCCTATCTGGGCACCCAGGGTGATATCTGGGATGCCCACAAGGACATCGCACTGGGCGGCCTCGGGGCACTGCTGGCGATGGGTATCGTGATCGGAGTGAACGTCTGGCTGCAGCGGGATTTCGCTGCGGAGTGGGTCGACAGTTTCCGGGTCAAGCAGGCAGAACCCCTCGGCGAAGAGGCCATTGCCGAAATGCTTGCGGCGCGCCAGAGCAGGCTCGGGGAATAG
- a CDS encoding alpha/beta hydrolase yields the protein MPTVDVDGTAIYYEEHGAGEAILFAHGAGGNAAIWFEQVAVFARQYRCITFDHRTFARSPADPASVSVPRFSRDALALLDALKVDRAHLVAQSMGGWTCLRLLLDHPERVASLTMSCTPGGLPNQRPTDSMRNLTTSTGSSGAGVMGTMAKATAARPDRMLLYEAINAFNTGFSMSCLRGLADPEVAVSFEDAGRIECPVLFISGAEDPLFPSDLLASYVPYFRDARFELIRDAGHSPYFEQPAVFNHLLAGFLEHGNG from the coding sequence ATGCCCACGGTCGATGTCGATGGCACCGCCATCTATTACGAAGAACACGGAGCCGGAGAGGCGATTCTCTTTGCCCACGGTGCGGGAGGGAACGCGGCGATCTGGTTTGAACAGGTCGCGGTGTTCGCCAGGCAGTACCGCTGCATCACCTTCGATCATCGGACCTTCGCGCGCTCACCTGCGGACCCGGCGTCCGTGTCGGTACCCCGGTTCAGCCGGGATGCACTGGCGCTGCTGGATGCGCTGAAAGTCGACCGCGCCCATCTGGTGGCCCAGTCGATGGGTGGCTGGACCTGTCTGCGTCTGCTGCTCGATCATCCGGAGCGGGTTGCGTCTCTCACCATGAGCTGTACGCCAGGTGGTCTGCCCAATCAGCGACCCACCGATTCCATGCGCAATCTGACGACCAGCACCGGGTCCTCGGGAGCGGGGGTGATGGGCACCATGGCGAAGGCCACTGCCGCGCGCCCGGATCGCATGCTGCTGTATGAGGCGATCAATGCATTCAATACCGGTTTTTCGATGAGCTGTCTGCGTGGTCTGGCGGATCCCGAAGTGGCGGTGAGTTTCGAAGACGCAGGGCGGATCGAGTGCCCGGTGCTGTTCATCTCGGGTGCGGAAGATCCCCTGTTTCCGAGTGACCTGCTTGCTTCCTATGTTCCCTATTTCCGGGATGCCCGCTTCGAGCTGATCCGTGACGCCGGTCACTCCCCTTACTTCGAACAGCCGGCGGTGTTCAATCACCTGCTGGCGGGTTTCCTCGAACACGGCAACGGCTGA
- a CDS encoding glutamine synthetase family protein → MTGMLTLDELKAAAADGSIDTVLVCIVDMFGRPIGKRFHVEHFVNTAWQETHGCNYLLANDIDMEPVPGYRAANWGAGYGDFAMKPDLTTLRRIPWLKRTALVLADVQDHQGKDLPHSPRAILKAQCARLAERKFEAYLASELEFYLFEESYDSAREKHYADLKTASPYIGDYYILATTKEEAVMQAIRSGIHGAGIPVENSKGEWAPGQEELNVRYADALTMADRHVIMKNGIKEIAFLHGQSVTFMAKWHYDLAGSSCHIHASLWDGQGKKPLFLDPKADRGMSRLMRQFLAGQLKYAAELTWFLAPFVNSYKRFQQAGTFAPTRIVWSDDNRTAGFRLCGAKTRGIRAECRIGGADLNPHLAFAALLAAGLAGIDEELKLEPPFEGDAYGNAALPEIPKTLRDATERLDGSAMLRAAFGDEVIDHYVHTARWEQQEYDRRITDWELTRGFERY, encoded by the coding sequence ATGACCGGCATGCTCACGCTCGATGAACTCAAAGCAGCCGCTGCAGACGGCAGCATCGATACCGTGCTGGTCTGCATCGTCGACATGTTCGGTCGACCGATCGGCAAGCGCTTTCACGTCGAGCACTTTGTAAACACCGCCTGGCAGGAAACCCATGGCTGCAACTATCTGCTGGCCAACGATATCGACATGGAGCCCGTGCCCGGCTATCGCGCCGCCAACTGGGGTGCCGGTTACGGCGACTTCGCGATGAAGCCGGATCTGACGACACTGCGCCGGATTCCCTGGCTTAAGCGCACCGCGCTGGTGCTCGCCGACGTGCAGGATCATCAGGGAAAGGATCTGCCCCACAGCCCCCGGGCGATTCTCAAAGCCCAGTGTGCGCGCCTGGCAGAGCGGAAATTCGAGGCTTACCTTGCCTCGGAGCTCGAGTTTTATCTGTTTGAAGAATCCTACGACAGCGCCCGTGAGAAACACTACGCCGACCTTAAAACCGCCAGCCCCTACATCGGCGACTACTACATCCTCGCCACCACCAAGGAAGAGGCGGTGATGCAGGCCATCCGCAGCGGCATCCACGGCGCGGGCATTCCTGTCGAGAATTCGAAGGGCGAGTGGGCGCCCGGCCAGGAGGAGCTCAACGTGCGCTATGCGGACGCGCTGACCATGGCCGACCGCCACGTCATCATGAAAAACGGCATCAAGGAGATCGCCTTTCTGCACGGTCAGTCGGTGACCTTCATGGCCAAGTGGCACTACGACCTCGCCGGTTCGTCCTGCCACATCCATGCATCTCTGTGGGACGGGCAGGGTAAAAAACCGCTGTTTCTGGACCCCAAAGCCGATCGGGGTATGAGTCGGCTGATGCGTCAGTTCCTCGCCGGTCAGCTCAAATATGCTGCGGAACTGACCTGGTTCCTCGCTCCCTTCGTGAACTCCTACAAGCGTTTTCAGCAGGCGGGCACTTTCGCACCGACCCGCATCGTCTGGTCCGACGACAACCGCACCGCCGGTTTCCGCCTGTGCGGTGCGAAGACCAGGGGTATCCGCGCCGAGTGCCGCATCGGTGGCGCGGATCTCAACCCCCATCTGGCGTTCGCTGCACTGCTCGCGGCGGGGCTGGCGGGGATCGATGAAGAGCTGAAACTCGAACCGCCGTTCGAAGGCGACGCTTACGGCAACGCAGCACTGCCGGAAATTCCGAAGACCCTGCGGGATGCCACGGAGCGACTCGATGGCTCCGCGATGCTGCGGGCCGCCTTCGGCGACGAAGTGATCGACCATTACGTGCACACCGCCCGCTGGGAGCAGCAGGAGTACGACCGCCGCATCACCGACTGGGAACTGACCCGCGGTTTCGAGCGCTACTGA
- a CDS encoding M20/M25/M40 family metallo-hydrolase, translating to MTESLDGEKALNPSPGARASERSAWLALLAVAVVGVLGWLSMHPPAPVSAAAPATEFSAERAIVVLRRLLGDETPHPVGSAANRAVRDRLVDVLEELGLEPQVQRTVGCSGSGPLCARVENVIAAIPGQRDDTVMLMAHYDSVPHAPGAADDGSGVVALLETARALLADGPTKNRILLVFTDAEEVGLLGAEAFFAEHPLAAQVKAVINMEGSGSRGPSLLLRATSDGGRLVRLFKEAAPAPVALSVAQEIFARMPNDTDFSVAERAGFPAIDFSFAYEFNHYHTPLDTIANLDPGSVQHHGENLLPLVKLLRDMSLEETAPAFSYLTVQQKFWLSWPATWNLPLALAALLLPLLVIARVSQADRAALGLSLPRLLAGLGIAGAVLLLALLLCFGLLWLADQIAGTRVNFPANPWPWRLLVYGACGLSLGALGWWLAARLSFWPLFLGAWTLLGLFALTLAVAAPLAANLLLVAGVPAAVLATVGLSGRWRAAGRLQSGIAIVALALLAYSMLTLSFANEETQGWRLAPAIFAALALLVVALIPLRPGRGFVVIAAVALLAGLVWSGVTDLYSPQRPQHVSLHYVLDRDNERAQWAVVASNPLPKPVRRAGGKITLAPARPWTIGDVPHFDAPVVEIAPSEMLIERDGNQVKLQYRRRAAEAYVLLVVPKSAGLSGAKIEGRALNLENSGENIVLALFAPGDAGATFELTFDRDGPVSAWLADGSNQLPLPVHNLVKARGELAVPQHRGDQRVAYRVITL from the coding sequence GTGACAGAATCACTGGATGGAGAAAAGGCATTGAACCCCAGTCCCGGTGCGCGAGCGTCTGAACGAAGTGCCTGGCTGGCGTTGCTGGCCGTTGCCGTTGTCGGTGTGCTCGGCTGGCTTTCCATGCACCCGCCTGCACCGGTTTCCGCTGCTGCACCGGCTACTGAGTTCTCCGCCGAGCGGGCCATTGTCGTGTTGCGGCGGCTGCTCGGCGACGAGACGCCGCACCCGGTCGGCAGTGCGGCCAACCGTGCAGTGCGCGACCGGCTGGTGGATGTACTGGAAGAGCTGGGCCTCGAACCTCAGGTGCAGCGCACGGTCGGCTGTTCGGGCAGCGGGCCCCTGTGCGCCCGGGTAGAGAACGTCATCGCGGCGATTCCCGGGCAGCGTGATGACACGGTCATGCTCATGGCGCACTATGACTCGGTCCCCCACGCACCAGGTGCGGCGGACGACGGTTCAGGGGTCGTTGCCCTGCTCGAGACCGCGCGCGCACTGCTGGCAGATGGCCCGACGAAAAATCGGATTCTCCTGGTTTTCACCGATGCGGAGGAGGTGGGCCTGCTGGGTGCCGAGGCATTTTTTGCGGAGCATCCGCTGGCGGCGCAGGTAAAGGCCGTCATCAACATGGAAGGCAGCGGCTCCCGGGGGCCTTCACTGCTGTTGCGGGCGACCAGTGACGGCGGGCGGCTGGTGCGGCTGTTCAAAGAGGCGGCACCGGCACCGGTAGCCCTGTCGGTGGCTCAGGAAATCTTCGCGCGCATGCCCAACGACACGGATTTCTCCGTTGCGGAACGTGCGGGGTTTCCCGCCATCGACTTCTCCTTCGCCTACGAATTCAACCACTATCACACGCCGCTGGACACAATCGCCAATCTGGATCCGGGTTCGGTGCAGCATCACGGTGAGAATCTTCTGCCGCTGGTGAAGCTGCTTCGCGACATGTCGCTTGAGGAAACTGCGCCGGCCTTTTCCTACCTGACTGTGCAGCAGAAGTTCTGGCTGAGCTGGCCGGCGACCTGGAATCTGCCGCTGGCGCTGGCAGCCCTGCTGCTGCCATTGCTGGTGATTGCGCGGGTGAGTCAGGCAGATCGTGCGGCGCTTGGTCTGAGTCTGCCGCGACTGCTGGCAGGACTTGGCATTGCCGGCGCCGTGCTGCTGCTGGCACTGCTGCTGTGTTTCGGCTTGCTCTGGCTGGCGGATCAGATTGCCGGCACCCGGGTGAATTTCCCGGCGAATCCCTGGCCCTGGCGTCTGCTGGTTTATGGCGCCTGTGGGTTGAGCCTGGGGGCGCTCGGCTGGTGGCTGGCGGCACGACTGTCCTTCTGGCCGCTGTTCCTTGGTGCCTGGACGCTGCTGGGACTGTTCGCCCTGACACTTGCAGTGGCTGCTCCTCTGGCGGCAAACCTGCTGCTGGTGGCGGGGGTGCCCGCGGCGGTGCTCGCCACCGTCGGTCTGAGTGGTCGCTGGCGTGCCGCGGGCCGACTGCAATCGGGTATCGCCATCGTCGCCCTGGCGCTGCTGGCCTATTCGATGCTGACTTTGAGTTTCGCGAATGAAGAGACCCAGGGCTGGCGGCTGGCACCGGCGATTTTCGCGGCCCTGGCGCTGCTCGTAGTGGCGTTGATTCCGCTGCGACCGGGTCGGGGCTTCGTCGTGATCGCTGCTGTTGCGCTGCTCGCAGGGCTCGTCTGGTCTGGTGTTACGGACCTGTATTCGCCTCAGCGTCCTCAGCATGTTTCGCTGCACTATGTGCTCGATCGGGACAACGAGCGGGCGCAATGGGCGGTAGTCGCCAGCAATCCACTGCCCAAACCGGTGCGGCGCGCCGGTGGCAAGATCACACTCGCCCCGGCGCGACCCTGGACCATCGGCGATGTGCCCCACTTCGATGCACCGGTGGTGGAGATCGCACCGTCCGAAATGCTCATCGAGCGCGATGGCAACCAGGTGAAACTGCAGTATCGACGGCGGGCGGCGGAAGCCTACGTGTTGCTGGTGGTACCGAAATCGGCCGGATTGAGTGGCGCGAAAATCGAAGGGCGGGCGCTGAATCTGGAGAACTCTGGAGAGAACATCGTGCTTGCCCTGTTCGCTCCCGGAGACGCGGGCGCCACCTTCGAGTTGACCTTCGATCGTGACGGCCCCGTGAGTGCCTGGCTTGCAGACGGCAGCAACCAGCTGCCCCTGCCGGTTCACAACCTGGTCAAAGCCCGTGGTGAACTGGCGGTACCCCAGCACAGAGGCGATCAGCGCGTCGCCTACCGGGTCATAACACTGTGA
- a CDS encoding iron-containing alcohol dehydrogenase translates to MATPKANWSYPTAVRFGAGRIDELADACRSTGMRRPLLVTDQGLADQAITRTALQSLKSGGLAAALFADVKPNPVEANLEAGLAAYRQGSHDGVVAFGGGSGLDMGKLIAFMSGQSRPVWDFEDIDDWWTRADATGIAPIIAVPTTAGTGSEVGRAGVLTDLSTHTKKVIFHPQMMPTIVICDPALTVGLPSRITAGTGMDALAHCLEAYCAPAYHPLAEGIAVEGMRLVFGNLRRVMADGTDLEARGHMMSAAAMGATAFQKGLGAIHALSHPVGALYDTHHGMTNAVFMPYVLEFNRPAIEEKISRLAAWLGFADGFEGFLQAVLALREAIGVPATLSGLGVDHSELERIAAMAIVDPTASGNPVALTLDGARMIFTAAVTGRYPYSNQTSIA, encoded by the coding sequence ATGGCAACACCCAAGGCGAACTGGAGCTACCCCACCGCCGTGCGCTTCGGCGCAGGACGCATCGACGAACTCGCTGATGCCTGTCGCAGTACAGGGATGAGGCGCCCGCTGCTGGTCACCGATCAGGGCCTGGCGGATCAGGCCATCACCCGCACAGCCCTGCAATCCCTGAAAAGCGGCGGCCTCGCTGCGGCGCTGTTCGCCGATGTCAAGCCGAATCCGGTAGAAGCGAATCTCGAAGCCGGCCTCGCCGCCTATCGTCAGGGCAGTCACGACGGTGTGGTCGCCTTCGGTGGCGGCAGCGGGCTGGACATGGGCAAACTCATCGCCTTCATGTCCGGCCAGAGCCGGCCGGTGTGGGATTTCGAAGACATCGACGACTGGTGGACGCGCGCTGATGCCACCGGAATCGCACCCATCATCGCGGTACCCACCACCGCGGGCACCGGCTCCGAAGTCGGACGCGCAGGCGTGCTCACCGATCTGTCGACCCACACCAAAAAGGTCATCTTCCATCCGCAGATGATGCCGACCATCGTGATCTGTGATCCTGCGCTGACCGTCGGGCTGCCGTCGCGCATTACAGCCGGCACCGGCATGGACGCCCTCGCCCACTGCCTCGAAGCCTACTGCGCACCCGCCTATCACCCGCTCGCCGAAGGCATCGCCGTCGAAGGCATGCGCCTGGTGTTCGGCAATCTGCGCAGGGTGATGGCCGACGGCACGGACCTCGAAGCACGCGGACACATGATGAGCGCAGCCGCCATGGGCGCCACCGCTTTTCAGAAAGGCTTAGGGGCGATCCACGCACTCTCCCACCCGGTAGGCGCCCTCTACGATACCCATCACGGCATGACCAACGCGGTGTTCATGCCTTACGTGCTCGAGTTCAATCGACCGGCGATAGAGGAAAAAATATCCCGTCTCGCCGCCTGGCTGGGGTTTGCAGACGGATTCGAAGGCTTTCTGCAGGCGGTGCTCGCCCTGCGCGAAGCTATCGGAGTCCCGGCAACACTCAGCGGGCTGGGGGTGGACCACAGCGAGCTCGAGCGCATCGCGGCGATGGCCATCGTGGATCCGACCGCGTCAGGGAATCCCGTTGCGCTGACACTTGACGGCGCCCGGATGATATTCACCGCCGCAGTGACAGGTCGATATCCTTACTCGAACCAGACCTCAATAGCATAG
- a CDS encoding MFS transporter gives MADNRIIEGLKLLREPDFPKLFGAHLVAWFGTSMAPIAMAFGVLNLTGSARDTGMVVASQTGTQVLALMFGGVVADRLPRRRVMIGADLLAMLALGGMAVAFLSATATVPLLMVLMALNGLALAFHSPALIGFIPEVVPAHRLQSANALIGTARSGATATGAAIAGVLVAAFGAGITIGINSVTFLCSAVLISRIPRRAQVPIASASLLQDLQLGFQEFTSHRWLWIIVLQFSLVVAGFHAFLGLIGPAVARAELGGAADWGFIVSAFGLGTLAGGFVALRLNVQRPMLFATNCVFVFALPILLMALTDLVWVVALGAFANGIAGQVFGVLWVTTLHQRIPSHLLSRVSAYDNLGSIVLAPFGLVMAGLLLDSIGSRETLLIAATLIIVPTALALLDREVRTMRAGQTFRDKSDSATQSESVAPGA, from the coding sequence ATGGCTGACAACAGAATTATCGAAGGCCTGAAGCTGTTGCGGGAACCGGACTTTCCCAAGCTCTTCGGTGCCCATCTGGTGGCCTGGTTCGGCACTTCGATGGCTCCGATCGCTATGGCCTTCGGAGTGCTCAATCTCACCGGTTCCGCACGGGACACGGGTATGGTGGTGGCCAGTCAGACCGGCACTCAGGTGCTCGCCCTGATGTTCGGCGGGGTAGTGGCCGATCGCCTGCCCCGGCGGCGGGTGATGATCGGTGCGGACCTGCTGGCGATGCTCGCGCTCGGTGGTATGGCCGTTGCCTTTCTCAGCGCAACGGCGACGGTGCCGCTGCTGATGGTACTGATGGCGCTGAATGGTCTCGCGCTCGCCTTCCACTCACCGGCGCTGATCGGATTCATTCCCGAAGTGGTACCGGCACACCGTCTGCAGTCGGCCAATGCCCTGATCGGTACTGCGCGCAGTGGTGCCACAGCGACTGGGGCCGCCATCGCGGGAGTACTCGTTGCTGCTTTCGGTGCTGGTATCACCATCGGCATCAACTCGGTGACCTTCCTCTGTTCCGCGGTTCTGATCTCACGGATCCCCAGGCGAGCGCAGGTGCCGATCGCGTCTGCGAGCCTCCTGCAGGACCTGCAGCTCGGCTTCCAGGAATTCACCTCGCACCGCTGGCTGTGGATCATCGTGCTGCAGTTCTCGCTGGTGGTCGCAGGCTTCCATGCCTTCCTCGGCCTCATCGGACCGGCGGTTGCCCGGGCCGAACTGGGCGGTGCTGCGGACTGGGGTTTCATCGTCTCAGCATTCGGGCTGGGTACTCTGGCCGGGGGTTTTGTTGCACTGCGGCTCAATGTGCAACGCCCCATGCTGTTTGCGACGAACTGTGTGTTCGTGTTTGCATTGCCGATTCTGCTCATGGCGCTCACCGATCTGGTCTGGGTGGTGGCGCTCGGCGCCTTTGCCAACGGCATCGCGGGGCAGGTATTCGGTGTCCTCTGGGTTACCACCCTGCATCAGCGGATTCCTTCCCATCTGCTGTCCCGGGTGAGCGCCTATGACAATCTGGGCTCCATCGTGCTCGCGCCTTTCGGGCTGGTCATGGCGGGGCTGTTGCTGGACAGTATCGGATCACGGGAGACTCTGCTGATCGCCGCGACCCTTATCATTGTGCCGACCGCGCTGGCGCTGCTCGATCGGGAAGTGCGGACCATGCGCGCCGGTCAGACATTCCGGGATAAATCTGACTCAGCGACACAGTCAGAGTCGGTTGCACCGGGGGCCTGA
- a CDS encoding AMP-binding protein: MSDSIPDLNFGDLFDGIAEAFPERTAIRFGELSCSWQTFAERSNRLARNLGRQGLQPGAKVAFYLRNSPAYIELFAACAKGRFVHANVNYRYVEQELFYLLDNSDAEAVVYDAQFRPQVEALKARLPKVRTYIEVGDAPVAGFASSFEDLCLQGDSTPLQIERSGDDLYFMYTGGTTGYPKAVMWPARARIAAIGMVTAADVAGHIQALRASAAFPVALPAAPMMHSTGLTTVMSTLVAAGTLVVLPTRSFDPATCLAEVARHRVTRIAIVGDAFSLPLLEHLRSHADRYDLSSVELISSAGAMWSEPCKQGLLEYFPRATLADSLGSSEGSRIGAATARRGESGSTGRFELGPDVKVFREDFSEVPAGSGEAGMLAKAGALPLGYYKDPARTAETFPTIDGVRYSMPGDWCRLEADGTMTLLGRGNHCINTGGEKVFPEEVEEALKQVPGIIDAAVVGVPDERWGQSVAALIRTSEGRELPDSLLHEHLNRHLARYKHPRRLHRVTDGFRHENGKINYRAVNRMLLEYLEESGPSDRQSRN, from the coding sequence ATGTCTGATTCAATACCCGATCTGAATTTCGGTGACCTGTTCGATGGGATCGCCGAGGCCTTCCCCGAACGAACGGCCATCCGCTTCGGCGAACTCAGCTGTTCGTGGCAGACGTTCGCCGAGCGCTCCAATCGGCTCGCCAGAAACCTGGGCCGGCAGGGTCTGCAGCCCGGCGCGAAAGTCGCCTTCTATCTTCGCAACAGCCCCGCCTACATCGAGCTTTTCGCAGCCTGCGCGAAGGGCCGCTTCGTGCACGCCAACGTGAACTATCGCTATGTCGAGCAGGAACTCTTCTACCTGCTCGACAACTCGGACGCTGAAGCCGTGGTCTACGATGCCCAGTTCCGGCCCCAGGTGGAGGCGCTCAAGGCGCGTCTGCCGAAGGTGCGGACGTACATCGAAGTCGGCGATGCGCCGGTCGCCGGTTTCGCTTCGAGTTTCGAAGACCTGTGCCTGCAGGGCGACAGCACACCCCTGCAGATCGAGCGATCGGGCGACGATCTCTACTTCATGTACACCGGGGGAACCACCGGCTACCCGAAGGCGGTCATGTGGCCCGCCAGAGCCCGCATTGCCGCCATAGGGATGGTGACGGCGGCCGACGTGGCAGGTCATATCCAGGCACTGCGGGCAAGCGCGGCGTTTCCGGTCGCCCTGCCCGCCGCGCCGATGATGCACTCCACCGGGCTTACAACCGTGATGAGCACGCTGGTCGCCGCCGGCACCCTGGTGGTGCTGCCGACCCGATCATTCGACCCGGCGACCTGCCTGGCGGAAGTCGCCAGACACCGGGTCACGAGAATCGCCATCGTTGGCGATGCGTTTTCATTGCCGCTGCTCGAACACCTGCGCAGCCACGCGGATCGCTACGACCTGTCTTCGGTCGAGCTCATCTCCTCCGCCGGCGCGATGTGGAGCGAACCCTGTAAGCAGGGCCTGCTCGAGTACTTCCCCCGGGCCACCCTGGCAGACTCCCTGGGTTCCTCGGAAGGTTCACGCATCGGCGCCGCAACCGCCCGCCGCGGCGAATCCGGCAGCACCGGCCGCTTCGAACTCGGTCCCGACGTCAAGGTGTTCCGCGAGGACTTCAGCGAAGTGCCCGCCGGCTCCGGAGAGGCAGGCATGCTTGCCAAGGCGGGCGCCCTGCCGCTCGGCTACTACAAGGATCCCGCCCGCACCGCCGAGACCTTCCCCACGATTGACGGTGTGCGCTACTCCATGCCCGGCGACTGGTGTCGACTGGAGGCCGACGGCACCATGACCCTGCTCGGTCGCGGCAATCACTGCATCAACACCGGTGGTGAAAAAGTGTTTCCCGAGGAGGTGGAGGAAGCATTGAAACAGGTACCCGGAATCATCGATGCCGCCGTGGTCGGCGTTCCCGACGAGCGCTGGGGCCAGTCTGTGGCAGCACTGATCAGGACAAGCGAGGGACGCGAGCTGCCGGATTCGCTGCTGCACGAACATCTCAACCGGCACCTGGCCAGATACAAGCATCCACGGCGGCTGCACAGGGTGACAGACGGATTCCGCCACGAAAACGGCAAGATCAACTACCGGGCGGTCAACCGCATGCTGCTCGAATACCTCGAGGAAAGCGGTCCGTCAGATCGTCAGTCCCGCAACTGA